The DNA region GCGTGGGTGGATGTGCACTGCGAAGGAGCTGTTAAGCACGCTGTGCGTGGGTATGACTGGCTACGCCAGTGTTATGAACTCCTTCGGAGTTGCCACGACCAGCTCTGCTGGTGTTTAGAAGTTCTCTCGGATCTCGGATTCTCGGTTCTCGGCTTTTCAATCGTAATCACCCCCTAAAGAAATAGGACAGGGAATAACGAGGTGATAGTATGAAAGAAAAGGGGGTGAAGGGATGAGAAGCAGGGGACAATATTCAAAGGAATTGAAGCTAAAAGTGGTAAGAGAATACGAAGAGGGCCACAAAAACACAAGAGAAATCAGGGAAGAATACGGGATACCGGATTCCACATTATGGGGTTGGATAAACAAATACAGAGCGGAGGGAGAAAGTGCTTTTGAACCGAAACTCAGAGCCGGAGATTTCATTGTTGATCCAACGAAGATACCGCCTGTTCTGTACAAAGAGATAGGGCTTGACAAGATAAAGAAAGACCCAAAAGAGCTAAAAGGGGTTCTCAACGAAATCGAGAAGTACAAACTCATAATAGCAGAGAAAGAACTGGAGATAAGGT from Kosmotoga arenicorallina S304 includes:
- a CDS encoding helix-turn-helix domain-containing protein gives rise to the protein MRSRGQYSKELKLKVVREYEEGHKNTREIREEYGIPDSTLWGWINKYRAEGESAFEPKLRAGDFIVDPTKIPPVLYKEIGLDKIKKDPKELKGVLNEIEKYKLIIAEKELEIRLLKEALKKTRKG